The Toxorhynchites rutilus septentrionalis strain SRP chromosome 3, ASM2978413v1, whole genome shotgun sequence genome includes a region encoding these proteins:
- the LOC129775390 gene encoding translationally-controlled tumor protein homolog: MKIWKDIFTGDEMFSDSYRMKLVDSVMYEVYGKHVSRTLGDIQLDGANPSAEETDEGTDNATESGVDVVLNHRLVETGFANKKQFTTYLKDYMKKLVTRLEEKNPSEVEVFKTNINNVMKDLLGRFKDLQFFTGESMDCDGLIAMLEYRDIDGESVPVLLCFKHGLEEEKF, encoded by the coding sequence ATGAAAATTTGGAAGGACATTTTCACTGGCGACGAGATGTTCTCGGACAGCTACAGGATGAAGCTGGTCGACAGCGTGATGTACGAAGTGTACGGAAAGCACGTGTCCCGTACTCTAGGTGACATCCAGCTGGATGGGGCCAATCCATCCGCCGAGGAAACCGACGAGGGAACCGACAATGCCACCGAATCCGGCGTTGATGTAGTGCTGAACCACCGCCTCGTCGAGACGGGTTTCGCCAACAAGAAACAGTTCACCACCTACCTGAAGGACTACATGAAGAAGCTTGTCACTCGGCTGGAGGAGAAAAACCCCAGTGAGGTGGAGGTGTTCAAGACCAACATCAACAATGTGATGAAGGATTTGCTCGGCCGGTTCAAGGATCTACAGTTCTTCACCGGTGAGTCCATGGACTGCGATGGACTGATTGCCATGCTTGAGTATCGCGATATCGACGGCGAAAGTGTACCGGTGCTGCTCTGCTTCAAGCATGGTCTCGAGGAGGAGAAATTCTAA